Part of the Arachis hypogaea cultivar Tifrunner chromosome 6, arahy.Tifrunner.gnm2.J5K5, whole genome shotgun sequence genome, aaaaaaaatccatcaAACGTAGAATCTTGCAAGTCAATGTTTTGTTtgcatgaaaaaaaattaaggaaGGCATTGTGGTTCATATTTGGACTAGCTCATTTTGTTATGCCTTTATAGACATCCCAGCACTTTTATAGTCTTCTCTCTTGAAAACTCTAACACCTACAATGACGGCACCACCTCCAACAGAAATAGTAAAACCCGAAACTAATAAAGAACCACCACCACCGTCACCACCAGAAGAACCACAACCGGGTTTCGAATCTCTCATATGCAAGgtaaacattatttatatatatcaaaACAATTTCTTTGGATTCCTTTATATTAGCAATTCTGTTCAATAATCCTTTGTTACGTTTCTATATGTTTATCATCAGACTGTTGTATTGAAGGTCTCAATTCACTGTCAAGGTTGTGCAAGAAAAGTTAAGAAAGTTTTACAAAACATAGATGGTAATAATTAACcacttttttttaattctatttctaCTCCTCTTCACATAATTTGTACACTCTGCTACTTGTATGGTTTTGTTGTTTATTGGTAAATATACCTCAGGTATTTATAACATAGACATCGATTTGAGGCAACAAAAGGTTACAGTAAAAGGGATAGTGGACAACGAGATTATGATCAAACAATTGAACAAGACAGGAAAGCATGCAGAGTTGTGGCCAGATACTGTAGaaccgaaaaagaagaagaaaaagaaaaagaagaaaaagaagaaggatccTAATAGTTCTTCACAGCAGAACAAAGAGAAACAGAGTGACCAAGAAAGCGGGGACGAAAGCAACCAGAGCGGCGAGGAAAATGATCAAAAAGAAACTGCTAAGCTCATTGTTCAAGACGCAGCAAAAAATAAGGTCCTGGAAGGTGGCGCCACCAACGGCAAAATCGGTGCGCATTACCCAGAACCAAAGCCGGAGATGAGGCAGACGGTGATGTTCCCAGCCGGTTATCCCCCACCGCCAATGGCAGAGAAAAAGGTTACTATCGCCGTCCATGGAAATGACGAAAATGAGATTGGCGGTGGAGACAGAAAGGTGAGAATGAAAGGTGTAACAGTTCTTGATGATTCGAACCACCACCACATGGCACCCAACGAAAGTCTACCACGTCATCATCACACCTGTTATCAGCATCCACCACCACATTACTATGCACCCACACCTTCGATGTATAACGTGAGCTATCATACAGCATATCCTAATGCCAAGAGGCACGGTGCAGCTACTGCTTATTATACCTCCACACAACCGCATTCAGACGGTCACGTAACAGAGATGGATCCTTCACCATACGATTTAGAACCATATTATTATACTTATACATCCTTACCGTCATATAATTCCTTCGAGTTCTTAAGTGATGAAAATCCAAACGGATGTAACATCGTATGATTCATGTATGTATGAGCATGGAGTAATTTTTGTATGGATCCGTATGTTAGTCTACTTTCCCATCTCTCACTTTAATTTAGTGGCAATAACGTATGTTGTTAGATTGCTAGATAGATGCTTATGGCATCTATGAAGAAGAGATAAATTATTCGTTACAATTGGTTGAAAGTGGACCAAGGGGAACAAATCTATATATGTGACTGCGaaaagtgttttttatttttgtggatCAAACTTTTTTCGAATATTTTTCATAAAGAGTTAGATTATATTTTCGAATAATTGCTCATTTATATTTGATTATTGATTCTATCGCCAAGTTGAAGTCTTGTTTTCATAATtcccatatatattattttattttagccaATCGAACTTTAATACTCCAGTACTCTGTACATATTTATTCTTATTCTTTGGTGAAAGGAGAATATATGCGGTAATATTTGGGGAGAAAAGAACATTTATTCCTTGCTTAAGCATGCTTGCAAGTTGCAGCAACCTTCTTTAGGAATAACCGAATAAATTTTCACTTGCACAGCAGAAATCCAAAAGATTAATTGAATTGAATATATAGTGTTCTCGTTTACCTCAACTTATTACATGTAACTCTATTGTACTAATTAGACATATCACTTATTTAATAACATTACTTAACAATTTAATTACTGCATATatgttttgtgatttgtatttcCCGCTAATTGTattctaataatataattttattgtgtggaaaataataattatatgtgaCTTAAAATATGATAGGAAaagaaagaataatttttttgtaaagaTATTAAGTTTAAAAGATGAAAATCCAAAAGTATACTTTAGGTTTAGAAAGTTGAGTGTATTGTTTACATGAAAACTAAATTGATAAAGATAGATTAATTAGATTTAAAGTGTAAAAAAGGTTGGAGtctctctaattttttataaaaaaaaaataagatgtaaaaaaaaaagtcatcTAAACTAAGAATGAAACAAATTAAATTTCTCTTCAACTAATATTGCATGTTATAAGTATTCGTTTTTTCTTTTACACTCTTTCGAAAGAATAGTCGAGCAATGTTAGAACTGTTACTTTAACGCGTGGAGATTAATTTCTCTTCTTTCACCACATttgctaaaaaaatttaaaatagagaatACTCAAAAAGTTAATATTCTTTGTGTTCAATTAGAATATCACTCTACTtaaatttctttcaattttaaaCGTTTATCCATCATTTTGTCACATTAATAAATGTTTTAACACTTTTTATCCATCATCTCTTATATTTctccttaaattttaaaataattttattttatagcaATATGAATGAGATTAATCCATTATACAACATGGGATTTTTTTTAAACATGTGTAATTACATTGCTTTGTAAAAAAAATACACTGTTTATTCTAGAAACAGACAAAAAAGGATCTCCCATTTTAGTAAATACCAAATACTAGCAAAAGGAAATTAATAGAATATATTGGGGATTCACAAATAACAGTACTCTATAATTTGAGTCATTTTTTGTTGGAGCTTTCTTGTTATTTCTCCGCCAGCTTCTTACCTTCAAAAACCTCCAAATTTCTCACTTTCCACAACGCTCAACACAGAGATACAAGAAGGGCGATAGAAGATTGTCCTCTTCCAATGTCTCTATTTGTTGTTTGTCACCAGACTGTAAACTCCATAGTTTTATTTTGCACTATAACATTCACAAAAGGAGAGAAAGACTAAATCTCAAGAGTAGGACTACGTTACACCAAGGCGTGAAGGATTGCTTCGTTGGTATTTCTGCATCTTGGGCACATTGCTGAAGTATCTGAATATTTCTGGTTAATCAAATTGAGTACAGGTAATTTTTTATGGGTTAATCTCCAcagaaaattttttacttttgatgGTAATTTTAACTCCAAATTGATTTTCAGAGCATTAAATTCGTTATCACCGTTAGAAGGTGCTCAACTGGCACATGAAAAAATTATAAGCCACCCAGTACCTCGAGACCACATCGTACTGCTTCCTCTTGTTCTAGGCCCATTCAAGCTTGTCCTCACCATCGTCGCTCAATAGCAGGGAGAGAATTCGCAAACTGAGCTAAGGGGAAAAAACtgcttcaactaactctttattCCATCTTCCATCCACTGTAAGTAAATTATGTACCCAATTGATATTTGTTACTAAATTGTTGTTGTTACTGAATCTAAAGTGGTAGGATGGGGGTAACCATGGGTCCTTTCAGATACGAATATTTGTGTCAGATTCTATACTCCATCTCAAACCCTTTTCAACCACTTTATTTTCGTGCAGTAGACTTTGCCAACCTCAGGAAGGTTGGTTTCTTTTATCTGCCAAAAGGGGGTTGGTGTATCTATAGTATTTTTCTTTGAGCATACGTGCAAGTAGCAGATTGGACTTAGTAGTAACTCGCCAAAACAGTTTACCCAACAAAGCTAGGTTCTGGGTTCTGAGATCTTTGAATCCCAATCCGCCTTTCTTTTTGGATCTGGTCATACAATCCCAACTAACCCAGGCCATCTTTTTCTCCATTCCTTTCGAAACTTACTAAAACTGTCTTAGAATCCTGTGTATTTCTTCCACTAGAGAATTTGGAAGCTTGAAACATGAAAGCGTATATATTGGAAGAGCTTCTCCGACAACTCTGATTAAAACATATCTGTCACCTGCTGATAACAGATTCCTCTTCCAAGCCTAAACTCTTTTCTAAACGTTATCCTTTATTGTAGAGAATGATGCCCTTTTAGATCTCTGAATAATGGATGGAAGGCATTGACATTTATCTTGGGCTCTCACATGGTTTATGATAAGTAACTCTGCTAGCTGAGTAGCTATTGTCTTCTAGCAAGTGGGGGATTTTGACTAAAAAAACTGCTGATTTGTGGAGGTTAACTTTTTGCCAACCAAGCATCTCATATTCGTTGAGTAGAAATAGGATATTGTTGCTGATTCCTCATTAGCCTTCCCAAATAAGTTAGAGTCGTCAGTAAAGAGAAGATGATTGGCTGTTGGAGACCTTCTATGAATCTGAATTCCCTGAATGGATCTGTTTTGCTCTGCCTTGTATAAGAGATAGGATAATTCTTCCACACGGAATAGAAATAGATAAGACAATAAGGGATCTCCTTGCCAGATACCCTTTGTTGGCTTAAAAAACCCAAAAGGTTGACCTTCTACAAGAACAGAGTAAAAAACAGTAGTGACTAGTTCTCTGATTCAAAAAATCTATCTGGTTCCAAAACTCATTCTCTCCATGATGAACCATAAAAAATTCTACTCAACTCTATCATATGCCGTACTCATATCCAATTTAATAATCTTTTCACATTCCAATCTGCACCTCTTAGTTTTGAGGTAGTGCATACATTCATGAGCTATTAGAATATTGTTAGAAATTAATCTACCCTTTAAAAATACACTTTggtttgaaattattaaattattcataAACTCCTGAAATCTATGTATCAGAATTTTAGAAATAATCTTATAAAAGACTGAGGATAAACTAATAGGTCTGACCTATGACATGTCTCTAGCATTCGAAACCTTAGGGTTCAAGTAAATCTGTGTATGGTTAAACGCCTTAAGTATTTTACCTCCACCAAAGAAGCTATGAACCACCTTAAAAATATCACCACCCATAATGTctcaataaaattgaaaaaatcgtGCTGTGAAGCCATCCTCACCTGGAGCACTTTTACAAATACTGAAAGTGGATCTCTTGGTTTCCTCCATAAAGATTGGTCTCATTAGCCTCCGGTTCATGAAAGCTATAACCGGAGGACTAAAATCGTTGAATATGTCACCAGGTTCTAATGGGTTAGcagatgaaaatatttttttgaaataattttcagccacatttttttgaaataattttcagCCACTAGAGCAATATTCTATGGATCTGAAGCCATCTTACCATCGTTCCAAAGTAGTCCACAAGTTTTATTTTTTCCATTTCTAGTTTGGAACTTTTGATGAAAAAACTTTGTGTTGCTATCCCTTTCTTTCAGTCACTTGCTTGTTGATTTTCCTTCCAAAAACTTTCTTCTTTTGATAGCTCCTCTTCTAATTTTTTTCTACCTCTAACACCATTGGCCCACCAAAATAACCCGATGTCATCAACTATTCCAACCTAAGATTTAGTTCTTTAATTATCTTCTTAGAGTCGGATTTGTTATGCTGCAACTAGTGCACTAGATGGTGCCTACAATACTTCAATCTCTGTGTCAAAACGTACATAGATAAGccctaggggtgttcaaaaccgatccggacCGAACTAAACTGACAAACTGAACTGAAAAAATCGAAAACCGAACAAATCAAAAatcgaaaaaaccgaaaaaaatgtGTTTTGCGGTTTTTACGGTTCGGTTTGaccaaaaacccttaaaaactacCAACCCCACCCCCCCAAACGAGTCCTAGTGTGCTACTACTGCGCGACTGCGTCCCTAACCCCTAAATCCCCAATCAAAACCTAACCCCCAATCCCCAATCGAAACCTAACCACGCAACGTACCATATCTTGCCATCTGTGCACCCAGCCACGAAGCCAGCCACCTACGTCCTTGAGTCTCAAGGCCGGCGGCACCGACATTCCTCCCAAGTCCCACCACCTCGAAGCCTTCCTCCGAATCCCACAGTCAAACAGAGCAGAGATCCCCCACCGCCGGTGCACCACGAACACAAAGACGCAGATTAACACAGCACCTCGCCACCACCCACTAACCCAACAGGGTAGCATAGCAAACAGCACCTATGATCAACACAGTACCTCGCCACCTCCACCCAGTAGCGTTTCTAGGTTCTGGCCACCCACGATCAACACAGCACCTCCCAGTCTCCCACCCAGCCACAGATTCAAGTGAATATGGAGTCCGAGCCATCTATTCAGGTAATGTTTAGTTGTTTACCATTTGCTGTTTACCATTTCCTATTTACTGATGCATTGTCGGTATTATTGCTGGTTGCTGTTTATTGTTCAGTTTATTAAAATCAGCTTATTGTTCATTTTATTGTTCATATTATTGTTGGTAATTTGGTCTTGCTGGTTATTGATTTATTGTTCAATTTAGGGTTATCAGTTTATTGTTCAAGTTTTGTTCAGTTTATTCTTGATAATTTGGTATTGCTAGTTATTGATTTTTTATTCAGTTTATTGCTTAGTTTATTGTTCAGTTTATTGTTGATAACTTGGTATTGCTGGTTATTGATTTATTGTTCAGTTTATTGCTGGTTTCTGTCCTTGATTTATTGTATTTGTTTATGTAATTTGACGTCAGTTCAAGTGAGAATATGGGCGACACCGGATTGCCTCCAGTTCCTTGAATatgtttcacttttatttctattCTGTTGTCTGATTTTGTTGAGCCTCTGTTTTTAGTTGGACTTTCCAATACCATTTCTTGTTGCTTTCCATTCTATTCAAATTCGTGGCTTTCTTGTTATAAATTTGttcttgattattgattattgttcttggttcactgctattattaattttttaatttgttttttattttgaatttaggGTTCACTGCTGCTATTATTGATGAGGTAATTCTAAATTGAATAGATGTCTTTATTAATCAAATCAGAAAATTTTGTAGATGTCTTTATTCTTTATCATGTTGAGtgtttaatcttaaaatttattttaatcaaatgGTTCTAGATGATGGATtaagtatgtatgtatgtatatattaatGGGTTGATTAGATGGTTGCTGGATTAATGGATCTAATTGCAGTCTTGCTCTTATTGTTGCATAGAAGGTTCTGATATCTGATATGATTCAAGATTCACCTTTTTCGTTGGCCAAAGTACCAACTAAGAATTAAGAATAGAGagataaatatttatttactgAATATTCTTTTGCTGAGTTAGGTGTAGTTAGCATTACTTATACACTCTTAAACTTTGAGTTGATCCATTGATTCGGGCACATATATCATGGTATGA contains:
- the LOC112695537 gene encoding uncharacterized protein isoform X2, giving the protein MTAPPPTEIVKPETNKEPPPPSPPEEPQPGFESLICKVSIHCQGCARKVKKVLQNIDGIYNIDIDLRQQKVTVKGIVDNEIMIKQLNKTGKHAELWPDTVEPKKKKKKKKKKKKKDPNSSSQQNKEKQSDQESGDESNQSGEENDQKETAKLIVQDAAKNKVLEGGATNGKIGAHYPEPKPEMRQTVMFPAGYPPPPMAEKKVTIAVHGNDENEIGGGDRKVRMKGVTVLDDSNHHHMAPNESLPRHHHTCYQHPPPHYYAPTPSMYNVSYHTAYPNAKRHGAATAYYTSTQPHSDGHVTEMDPSPYDLEPYYYTYTSLPSYNSFEFLSDENPNGCNIV
- the LOC112695537 gene encoding uncharacterized protein isoform X1, whose translation is MTAPPPTEIVKPETNKEPPPPSPPEEPQPGFESLICKTVVLKVSIHCQGCARKVKKVLQNIDGIYNIDIDLRQQKVTVKGIVDNEIMIKQLNKTGKHAELWPDTVEPKKKKKKKKKKKKKDPNSSSQQNKEKQSDQESGDESNQSGEENDQKETAKLIVQDAAKNKVLEGGATNGKIGAHYPEPKPEMRQTVMFPAGYPPPPMAEKKVTIAVHGNDENEIGGGDRKVRMKGVTVLDDSNHHHMAPNESLPRHHHTCYQHPPPHYYAPTPSMYNVSYHTAYPNAKRHGAATAYYTSTQPHSDGHVTEMDPSPYDLEPYYYTYTSLPSYNSFEFLSDENPNGCNIV